The Lycium ferocissimum isolate CSIRO_LF1 chromosome 1, AGI_CSIRO_Lferr_CH_V1, whole genome shotgun sequence genome includes a region encoding these proteins:
- the LOC132032504 gene encoding phosphoenolpyruvate carboxylase kinase 1-like isoform X3, protein MSEALKRNYHICEELGKGRFGVVFKCYSPKTGEKFAVKSINKLLIADDSIDRQCIYNEAKIMQLVSPNPHIVRIEDVYEDDTYLDIVMELCESSDLFQRLETQRVFSESDAIAVMVPLMEAVTHCHKLGVAHRDIKPDNILFNDRNALKLADFGSAECFRRGELMSGVVDIWSAGIILYIMLAGIPPFYGDSTEEIFEAVLRANLRFPTRIFQSVSPAAKDLLRGMLCKDVSRRFSPEQVLRHPWITSNDETKEVDVIA, encoded by the exons ATGAGCGAGGCATTAAAGCGAAACTATCATATATGCGAAGAGCTAGGTAAGGGACGATTCGGCGTCGTTTTCAAGTGTTACTCACCAAAAACCGGCGAGAAATTCGCCGTCAAGTCAATCAACAAACTTCTCATCGCTGATGACTCTATTGATCGTCAATGCATTTACAATGAAGCTAAAATCATGCAATTGGTTTCACCTAATCCTCACATTGTTCGTATCGAAGATGTTTATGAAGATGATACGTACCTTGATATCGTTATGGAGCTGTGTGAGTCGTCTGATCTCTTCCAACGATTAGAGACTCAACGAGTCTTCTCTGAGTCTGATGCCATTGCTGTTATG GTTCCGTTGATGGAGGCAGTAACACATTGCCACAAGCTCGGCGTAGCGCACCGTGATATCAAGCCGGATAACATTCTGTTTAACGACCGGAACGCGTTGAAATTAGCTGATTTTGGCTCGGCTGAGTGTTTCCGCCGCGGCGAGCTGATGAGCGGAGTG GTAGATATTTGGAGTGCGGGTATAATTCTGTATATAATGCTGGCTGGAATTCCTCCATTTTATGGTGACTCTACAGAGGAGATTTTTGAAGCTGTTCTTAGAGCAAACCTTAGGTTTCCGACGAGGATTTTCCAGTCTGTGTCGCCGGCGGCGAAGGATTTGCTACGTGGAATGCTATGTAAAGATGTTTCTAGAAGATTCTCACCTGAACAAGTCCTTC
- the LOC132032504 gene encoding phosphoenolpyruvate carboxylase kinase 1-like isoform X1: MSEALKRNYHICEELGKGRFGVVFKCYSPKTGEKFAVKSINKLLIADDSIDRQCIYNEAKIMQLVSPNPHIVRIEDVYEDDTYLDIVMELCESSDLFQRLETQRVFSESDAIAVMVPLMEAVTHCHKLGVAHRDIKPDNILFNDRNALKLADFGSAECFRRGELMSGVVGTPYYVAPEVLAGRDYNEKVDIWSAGIILYIMLAGIPPFYGDSTEEIFEAVLRANLRFPTRIFQSVSPAAKDLLRGMLCKDVSRRFSPEQVLRHPWITSNDETKEVDVIA; this comes from the exons ATGAGCGAGGCATTAAAGCGAAACTATCATATATGCGAAGAGCTAGGTAAGGGACGATTCGGCGTCGTTTTCAAGTGTTACTCACCAAAAACCGGCGAGAAATTCGCCGTCAAGTCAATCAACAAACTTCTCATCGCTGATGACTCTATTGATCGTCAATGCATTTACAATGAAGCTAAAATCATGCAATTGGTTTCACCTAATCCTCACATTGTTCGTATCGAAGATGTTTATGAAGATGATACGTACCTTGATATCGTTATGGAGCTGTGTGAGTCGTCTGATCTCTTCCAACGATTAGAGACTCAACGAGTCTTCTCTGAGTCTGATGCCATTGCTGTTATG GTTCCGTTGATGGAGGCAGTAACACATTGCCACAAGCTCGGCGTAGCGCACCGTGATATCAAGCCGGATAACATTCTGTTTAACGACCGGAACGCGTTGAAATTAGCTGATTTTGGCTCGGCTGAGTGTTTCCGCCGCGGCGAGCTGATGAGCGGAGTGGTAGGAACACCTTATTACGTGGCACCTGAGGTTTTAGCAGGAAGAGATTACAATGAGAAg GTAGATATTTGGAGTGCGGGTATAATTCTGTATATAATGCTGGCTGGAATTCCTCCATTTTATGGTGACTCTACAGAGGAGATTTTTGAAGCTGTTCTTAGAGCAAACCTTAGGTTTCCGACGAGGATTTTCCAGTCTGTGTCGCCGGCGGCGAAGGATTTGCTACGTGGAATGCTATGTAAAGATGTTTCTAGAAGATTCTCACCTGAACAAGTCCTTC
- the LOC132032504 gene encoding phosphoenolpyruvate carboxylase kinase 1-like isoform X2 — protein sequence MSEALKRNYHICEELGKGRFGVVFKCYSPKTGEKFAVKSINKLLIADDSIDRQCIYNEAKIMQLVSPNPHIVRIEDVYEDDTYLDIVMELCESSDLFQRLETQRVFSESDAIAVMVPLMEAVTHCHKLGVAHRDIKPDNILFNDRNALKLADFGSAECFRRGELMSGVVGTPYYVAPEVLAGRDYNEKVDIWSAGIILYIMLAGIPPFYGDSTEEIFEAVLRANLRFPTRIFQSVSPAAKDLLRGMLCKDVSRRFSPEQVLRGRERGLRRGDSNPHQ from the exons ATGAGCGAGGCATTAAAGCGAAACTATCATATATGCGAAGAGCTAGGTAAGGGACGATTCGGCGTCGTTTTCAAGTGTTACTCACCAAAAACCGGCGAGAAATTCGCCGTCAAGTCAATCAACAAACTTCTCATCGCTGATGACTCTATTGATCGTCAATGCATTTACAATGAAGCTAAAATCATGCAATTGGTTTCACCTAATCCTCACATTGTTCGTATCGAAGATGTTTATGAAGATGATACGTACCTTGATATCGTTATGGAGCTGTGTGAGTCGTCTGATCTCTTCCAACGATTAGAGACTCAACGAGTCTTCTCTGAGTCTGATGCCATTGCTGTTATG GTTCCGTTGATGGAGGCAGTAACACATTGCCACAAGCTCGGCGTAGCGCACCGTGATATCAAGCCGGATAACATTCTGTTTAACGACCGGAACGCGTTGAAATTAGCTGATTTTGGCTCGGCTGAGTGTTTCCGCCGCGGCGAGCTGATGAGCGGAGTGGTAGGAACACCTTATTACGTGGCACCTGAGGTTTTAGCAGGAAGAGATTACAATGAGAAg GTAGATATTTGGAGTGCGGGTATAATTCTGTATATAATGCTGGCTGGAATTCCTCCATTTTATGGTGACTCTACAGAGGAGATTTTTGAAGCTGTTCTTAGAGCAAACCTTAGGTTTCCGACGAGGATTTTCCAGTCTGTGTCGCCGGCGGCGAAGGATTTGCTACGTGGAATGCTATGTAAAGATGTTTCTAGAAGATTCTCACCTGAACAAGTCCTTC
- the LOC132032689 gene encoding cryptochrome-1 isoform X1 gives MESNSKTIVWFRRDLRIEDNPALAAAARNGSILPVFIWCPKEEGQFYPGRVSRWWLKQSLIHLEQSLKSLGAELLLIKAQSTLSALLECVDAVGATKVVYNHLYDPVSLVRDHNIKQKLGELGISVQSYNGDLLNEPWEVYDDDGQVFTTFNAYWEKSLLIQNDPVSHLPPWRLIQAAGSVKMCSIEELGLENESEKSSNALLGKGWAPGWSNADKALTEFVENNLLGYSKDRLKVGGNSTSLLSPYLHFGEVSVRKVFHSVRLKQMLWTKEGNSVGDESANLYLRAIGLREYSRYICFNFPFSHERSLLKNLKFFPWNADQAHFKAWRQGRTGYPLVDAGMRELWATGWVHNKIRVIVSSFFVKFLLLPWQWGMKYFWDTLLDADLESDIIGWQYISGSLPDGHELERLDNPEVQGFNYDPEGEYVRHWLPELARMPAEWIHHPWDAPLTVLKAAGVELGINYPNPIIDVDVARDRLMRAIFIMREKEAAVNASDENGTVEVVFDNSENVGDLANPKDVVKGKLPCPSSSSYDQRVPSMGNGCTNKKRPKPEEETKKLKDNGLSCKNGGRMSNVDGDLCSTAESSSMKKQMTTSRNSFSVPRAISISYDKKSFEDEASSHAKLHKEEEIDTEINSHKNGKTRNTLRLIFCCLISPFKTGKLHVLYLFVFLSSSPYAGAIAR, from the exons ATGGAGAGCAATTCTAAGACTATTGTGTGGTTTAGGAGGGATTTGAGAATTGAGGATAATCCAGCTTTAGCTGCTGCTGCTAGAAATGGAAGTATTTTACCAGTGTTTATTTGGTGTCCTAAAGAAGAAGGGCAATTTTATCCAGGTAGAGTTTCAAGATGGTGGCTGAAGCAATCTCTAATTCACTTGGAACAGTCTTTGAAATCTCTTGGAGCTGAACTTTTGCTGATAAAAGCTCAGAGTACACTGTCTGCTCTCTTGGAGTGCGTCGATGCTGTTGGAGCAACAAAAGTTGTGTATAATCATCTATATG ATCCTGTTTCACTTGTTCGTGACCACAATATCAAGCAAAAGCTGGGAGAACTTGGCATATCTGTTCAGAGCTACAATGGGGACTTACTGAATGAACCATGGGAAGTCTACGATGATGATGGACAAGTTTTTACAACATTCAATGCATACTGGGAGAAGTCTTTGCTTATTCAAAACGATCCTGTTTCACACCTTCCTCCTTGGAGATTAATTCAAGCCGCAG GATCAGTTAAAATGTGTTCGATTGAGGAACTGGGACTGGAAAATGAGTCAGAAAAATCTAGTAACGCATTACTAGGGAAAGGATGGGCGCCAGGTTGGAGCAATGCAGACAAGGCCTTAACTGAATTTGTAGAAAACAATCTACTTGGATACTCAAAGGATAGGCTGAAAGTCGGGGGAAATTCCACATCTCTTTTATCTCCTTATCTTCACTTCGGAGAAGTAAGTGTAAGGAAAGTTTTCCACAGTGTGCGTTTGAAGCAGATGCTTTGGACCAAAGAGGGGAACTCTGTTGGAGATGAGAGTGCTAATCTTTACCTTAGAGCTATTGGGCTTCGAGAATATTCCCGCTATATCTGTTTTAATTTCCCATTTTCTCATGAAAGATCATTACTGAAGAACCTGAAGTTTTTCCCTTGGAATGCTGATCAGGCCCATTTTAAGGCTTGGCGACAGGGTCGGACTGGTTACCCATTAGTAGATGCAGGAATGAGAGAGCTTTGGGCAACTGGATGGGTTCATAATAAAATAAGAGTGATTGTGTCGAGTTTCTTTGTGAAGTTTTTACTTCTGCCATGGCAATGGGGGATGAAGTACTTTTGGGATACGCTCTTGGACGCAGATTTAGAAAGTGATATTATTGGCTGGCAATATATTTCTGGTAGCTTGCCAGATGGTCATGAACTTGAGCGCCTAGATAACCCAGAG GTTCAAGGGTTCAACTACGATCCTGAGGGTGAATATGTGAGGCATTGGCTACCCGAGCTAGCAAGAATGCCAGCTGAGTGGATCCATCATCCTTGGGATGCACCACTTACTGTGCTCAAGGCTGCTGGGGTGGAACTCGGAATAAATTATCCGAACCCCATAATTGACGTCGATGTTGCGAGGGATCGTCTAATGCGAGCAATATTTATCATGCGAGAAAAAGAAGCAGCTGTGAATGCCTCGGATGAAAATGGAACCGTTGAAGTTGTTTTTGATAACTCTGAAAATGTTGGAGATTTGGCCAATCCAAAGGACGTTGTAAAGGGAAAGTTGCCTTGCCCGAGCAGTTCATCTTATGATCAGAGAGTTCCATCAATGGGAAATGGGTGCACAAATAAAAAGAGACCAAAGCCagaagaagaaacaaagaagCTCAAAGATAACGGGCTTAGCTGCAAGAACGGAGGGAGAATGTCAAACGTGGATGGTGACTTGTGCTCTACTGCAGAATCCTCTTCTATGAAAAAACAGATGACAACCAGCAGAAATTCGTTTTCTGTACCTCGAGCAATTTCCATATCTTACGACAAAAAATCCTTTGAGGATGAAGCATCGTCACATGCGAAGCTGCATAAGGAAGAAGAGATTGACACGGAAATCAATTCACACAAAAATGGTAAGACTCGGAACACCCTAAGGTTGATTTTTTGTTGTCTAATTTCTCCGTTCAAAACAGGAAAGCTTCATGTATTATATTTATTCGTCTT CCTGTCTTCTTCTCCATATGCAGGAGCGATAGCACGATGA
- the LOC132032689 gene encoding cryptochrome-1 isoform X2 gives MESNSKTIVWFRRDLRIEDNPALAAAARNGSILPVFIWCPKEEGQFYPGRVSRWWLKQSLIHLEQSLKSLGAELLLIKAQSTLSALLECVDAVGATKVVYNHLYDPVSLVRDHNIKQKLGELGISVQSYNGDLLNEPWEVYDDDGQVFTTFNAYWEKSLLIQNDPVSHLPPWRLIQAAGSVKMCSIEELGLENESEKSSNALLGKGWAPGWSNADKALTEFVENNLLGYSKDRLKVGGNSTSLLSPYLHFGEVSVRKVFHSVRLKQMLWTKEGNSVGDESANLYLRAIGLREYSRYICFNFPFSHERSLLKNLKFFPWNADQAHFKAWRQGRTGYPLVDAGMRELWATGWVHNKIRVIVSSFFVKFLLLPWQWGMKYFWDTLLDADLESDIIGWQYISGSLPDGHELERLDNPEVQGFNYDPEGEYVRHWLPELARMPAEWIHHPWDAPLTVLKAAGVELGINYPNPIIDVDVARDRLMRAIFIMREKEAAVNASDENGTVEVVFDNSENVGDLANPKDVVKGKLPCPSSSSYDQRVPSMGNGCTNKKRPKPEEETKKLKDNGLSCKNGGRMSNVDGDLCSTAESSSMKKQMTTSRNSFSVPRAISISYDKKSFEDEASSHAKLHKEEEIDTEINSHKNGAIAR, from the exons ATGGAGAGCAATTCTAAGACTATTGTGTGGTTTAGGAGGGATTTGAGAATTGAGGATAATCCAGCTTTAGCTGCTGCTGCTAGAAATGGAAGTATTTTACCAGTGTTTATTTGGTGTCCTAAAGAAGAAGGGCAATTTTATCCAGGTAGAGTTTCAAGATGGTGGCTGAAGCAATCTCTAATTCACTTGGAACAGTCTTTGAAATCTCTTGGAGCTGAACTTTTGCTGATAAAAGCTCAGAGTACACTGTCTGCTCTCTTGGAGTGCGTCGATGCTGTTGGAGCAACAAAAGTTGTGTATAATCATCTATATG ATCCTGTTTCACTTGTTCGTGACCACAATATCAAGCAAAAGCTGGGAGAACTTGGCATATCTGTTCAGAGCTACAATGGGGACTTACTGAATGAACCATGGGAAGTCTACGATGATGATGGACAAGTTTTTACAACATTCAATGCATACTGGGAGAAGTCTTTGCTTATTCAAAACGATCCTGTTTCACACCTTCCTCCTTGGAGATTAATTCAAGCCGCAG GATCAGTTAAAATGTGTTCGATTGAGGAACTGGGACTGGAAAATGAGTCAGAAAAATCTAGTAACGCATTACTAGGGAAAGGATGGGCGCCAGGTTGGAGCAATGCAGACAAGGCCTTAACTGAATTTGTAGAAAACAATCTACTTGGATACTCAAAGGATAGGCTGAAAGTCGGGGGAAATTCCACATCTCTTTTATCTCCTTATCTTCACTTCGGAGAAGTAAGTGTAAGGAAAGTTTTCCACAGTGTGCGTTTGAAGCAGATGCTTTGGACCAAAGAGGGGAACTCTGTTGGAGATGAGAGTGCTAATCTTTACCTTAGAGCTATTGGGCTTCGAGAATATTCCCGCTATATCTGTTTTAATTTCCCATTTTCTCATGAAAGATCATTACTGAAGAACCTGAAGTTTTTCCCTTGGAATGCTGATCAGGCCCATTTTAAGGCTTGGCGACAGGGTCGGACTGGTTACCCATTAGTAGATGCAGGAATGAGAGAGCTTTGGGCAACTGGATGGGTTCATAATAAAATAAGAGTGATTGTGTCGAGTTTCTTTGTGAAGTTTTTACTTCTGCCATGGCAATGGGGGATGAAGTACTTTTGGGATACGCTCTTGGACGCAGATTTAGAAAGTGATATTATTGGCTGGCAATATATTTCTGGTAGCTTGCCAGATGGTCATGAACTTGAGCGCCTAGATAACCCAGAG GTTCAAGGGTTCAACTACGATCCTGAGGGTGAATATGTGAGGCATTGGCTACCCGAGCTAGCAAGAATGCCAGCTGAGTGGATCCATCATCCTTGGGATGCACCACTTACTGTGCTCAAGGCTGCTGGGGTGGAACTCGGAATAAATTATCCGAACCCCATAATTGACGTCGATGTTGCGAGGGATCGTCTAATGCGAGCAATATTTATCATGCGAGAAAAAGAAGCAGCTGTGAATGCCTCGGATGAAAATGGAACCGTTGAAGTTGTTTTTGATAACTCTGAAAATGTTGGAGATTTGGCCAATCCAAAGGACGTTGTAAAGGGAAAGTTGCCTTGCCCGAGCAGTTCATCTTATGATCAGAGAGTTCCATCAATGGGAAATGGGTGCACAAATAAAAAGAGACCAAAGCCagaagaagaaacaaagaagCTCAAAGATAACGGGCTTAGCTGCAAGAACGGAGGGAGAATGTCAAACGTGGATGGTGACTTGTGCTCTACTGCAGAATCCTCTTCTATGAAAAAACAGATGACAACCAGCAGAAATTCGTTTTCTGTACCTCGAGCAATTTCCATATCTTACGACAAAAAATCCTTTGAGGATGAAGCATCGTCACATGCGAAGCTGCATAAGGAAGAAGAGATTGACACGGAAATCAATTCACACAAAAATG GAGCGATAGCACGATGA